A region of Pyxidicoccus trucidator DNA encodes the following proteins:
- a CDS encoding alpha/beta hydrolase, whose amino-acid sequence MDTPSKPRSNFTRRHFMAGLGATAGALAGGLGFPGTARAAGDGFGLRIVDRNENGGRLQYYRFATDAIEWDPAVNVLLPDGYHTSGKRYPVLYLLHGGNADFRTFHMQDNIINLTAWRDVIVVMPDASTGWYSNPVSTNSGPRNWETFHIGQLLPWIDANFRTWAEYNGRAVAGFSMGGFGALKYAAKYYGHFCSVSSHSGPASLRRDGGLVVHWANTTSAAMDLAGGSVYGVPFWDEARVNADNPIQRIPSYHNKRIFLAAGTSPDPVNWFDYVNETQVLAGQREFRGALGRAGIPHEWHEVPGGHYFRHELFVRDLNGMLGRLRRAG is encoded by the coding sequence ATGGACACTCCCTCCAAGCCTCGCTCGAACTTCACCCGTCGGCACTTCATGGCCGGTCTTGGTGCCACAGCGGGCGCTCTCGCTGGCGGTCTCGGTTTTCCGGGCACGGCCCGGGCCGCCGGTGACGGCTTCGGGCTGCGCATCGTCGATAGAAACGAAAACGGCGGTCGCCTGCAGTACTACCGCTTCGCCACCGACGCCATCGAGTGGGACCCGGCGGTCAACGTCCTGCTCCCCGACGGGTACCACACCAGTGGCAAGAGGTACCCGGTGCTGTACCTGCTCCATGGAGGCAACGCGGACTTCCGCACCTTCCACATGCAGGACAACATCATCAACCTCACGGCCTGGCGCGACGTCATCGTCGTCATGCCGGATGCCTCGACGGGCTGGTACTCCAATCCCGTGAGCACCAACTCCGGCCCCCGCAACTGGGAGACCTTCCATATCGGCCAGTTGCTGCCCTGGATCGACGCGAACTTCCGCACCTGGGCCGAGTACAACGGTCGAGCCGTTGCCGGGTTCTCCATGGGTGGCTTCGGTGCCTTGAAGTACGCCGCCAAGTACTACGGTCACTTCTGCTCGGTCAGCTCCCACTCGGGCCCGGCGAGCCTTCGGCGCGACGGCGGCCTCGTCGTCCACTGGGCGAACACAACCTCGGCGGCGATGGACCTGGCCGGAGGGAGCGTCTACGGCGTCCCCTTCTGGGACGAGGCGAGGGTGAACGCCGACAATCCCATCCAGCGCATCCCCAGCTATCACAACAAGCGGATCTTCCTCGCGGCCGGCACGTCACCCGACCCGGTGAACTGGTTCGACTACGTCAACGAGACCCAGGTGCTCGCCGGACAGCGCGAGTTCCGCGGCGCACTCGGTCGAGCCGGGATTCCGCATGAATGGCACGAGGTTCCGGGAGGGCACTACTTCCGGCACGAGCTGTTCGTCCGGGACCTCAACGGAATGCTGGGCCGGCTTCGCAGGGCGGGCTGA